One Poecilia reticulata strain Guanapo linkage group LG19, Guppy_female_1.0+MT, whole genome shotgun sequence genomic window carries:
- the st6galnac gene encoding alpha-N-acetylgalactosaminide alpha-2,6-sialyltransferase 2, which translates to MALKRRLLWVVGSVVCLLVIYMLCLNTQWPPSSYLLNFKTWPERTVSNSKEALLGWSDLVQDDPTTTTFLDLQTAKPAQDQIENDSLSGSEGVDKVKKTTRAPLAKPARALGPTEPSYIGDFYMSENIPPQTNCPDGIRSRIKESEFGQLFLEHIPVLQWAQHATREQHQRLKRYPGTHGWEGVDYDTLMDTLTVLNSSANWRMLDDWESRKNKSACSRCAVVGNGGILKGSKKGKEIDGHHYVFRTNGAVIKGFEEDVGSRTTHYTFSTNTLMNSMRSYSGVGYNGPPVSAETRYIFLPDHDRDYLLMKAASSHTLVLRGPERNKDPTRYFGKDVSAAKLKMYHPDFIRYLRNRFLRSNILNGRYRSIYRPSTGAAMLLAALHTCDQVSAYGFMTPDYSKYSDHYYDKSYHKVGFFANHDMRMEMKVWQRLHKAGLITLYMHNETNLN; encoded by the exons ATGGCCCTGAAGAGGCGGCTGCTGTGGGTGGTGGGGAGCGTCGTCTGCCTCCTGGTCATATACATGCTGTGCTTGAACACGCAGTGGCCTCCGTCGTCATACCTGCTCAACTTCAAGACCTGGCCGGAGAGGACTGTCAG CAACTCTAAGGAAGCTCTGCTCGGATGGAGCGACCTCGTCCAGGACGACCCGACCACCACCACCTTTCTTGACCTGCAGACTGCAAAACCAGCACAAGACCAAATTGAGAACGACTCCCTGTCCGGGTCCGAAGGCGTAGACAAAGTCAAAAAAACCACGAGGGCCCCTCTGGCCAAGCCTGCCAGAGCACTGGGCCCCACAGAACCCTCTTACATCGGGGACTTTTACATGAGTGAAAACATCCCTCCACAAACG AACTGCCCAGATGGCATCCGAAGTCGGATAAAGGAGTCCGAGTTTGGGCAGCTGTTCCTGGAGCACATTCCCGTCCTGCAGTGGGCCCAACATGCGACTCGGGAGCAGCACCAGCGTCTGAAACGGTACCCAGGAACGCACGGCTGGGAAGGCGTCGACTACGACA CTCTGATGGATACTCTGACTGTGCTAAACTCCTCCGCTAACTGGAGGATGTTGGATGACTGGGAAAGTCGCAAGAATAAATCGGCGTGCAGCCGCTGTGCCGTGGTGGGAAACGGAGGGATCCTGAAGGGCTCGAAAAAAGGGAAGGAGATTGACGGCCATCATTACGTCTTCAG GACCAACGGGGCGGTCATCAAAGGCTTCGAGGAAGACGTGGGCTCCCGGACCACCCACTACACCTTCTCCACCAACACGCTGATGAACTCCATGAGGAGCTACAGCGGCGTCGGGTACAACGGACCGCCCGTGTCCGCG GAGACGCGCTACATTTTCCTGCCCGATCACGACCGGGATTACCTGCTGATGAAGGCGGCGTCCTCGCACACGCTGGTGCTGAGGGGACCCGAGCGAAACAAAGA CCCAACAAGATACTTTGGAAAGGATGTCTCGGCAGCAAAGCTGAAGATGTACCACCCAGATTTCATCCGTTACCTCAGAAACAG ATTCCTTCGGTCGAACATCCTGAATGGTCGATATAGGAGCATCTACCGTCCGTCGACTGGAGCTGCAATGCTGCTGGCCGCGCTGCACACCTGCGACCAG gtGAGCGCCTACGGCTTCATGACGCCAGACTACAGCAAATACTCGGACCACTACTACGACAAATCCTATCACAAGGTGGGCTTCTTCGCCAACCACGACATGCGTATGGAGATGAAGGTGTGGCAGAGGCTGCACAAGGCCGGACTCATCACGCTTTACATGCACAATGAAACGAACCTCAACTGA